A window from Fusarium musae strain F31 chromosome 8, whole genome shotgun sequence encodes these proteins:
- a CDS encoding hypothetical protein (EggNog:ENOG41), with product MTSLGDPNTRARKYGRVWSWLNSIEQQSFPIEESEHQRKRRKIINAKSDRDSQLHRIPTPPGSSQASHFEIEANAQRLHSMPRKRRRSTHDQGLIHSDEDGAVEDTPRASSRGLRQGAPGLDRDSSTSYASSGVSGTSSPTKQLRYAATQKTGFDDFKFDDFMDQLPPSLQDLHQQLLTIGYGFGLIPQTLKPQLQGLRNIPEFAFYDPDKNASNWRIPQPSFIRQVLQSATKCEFGRHSEASWNMEVHRCVLDFAFRAANDASVGDYRYCTTAHIIPEYKPFGTSSKCVDFCICVETPKESLERQKIDDAIKTRPGLSINHTDWGDLCKNPIALSIETKRQVSWEKALLQIGSRLVFRGVDAAGRKVDDLPSVAAWKHV from the exons ATGACCAGCCTTGGAGACCCAAACACTCGCGCTCGCAAGTACGGTCGTGTATGGTCGTGGCTCAATTCAATCGAACAACAATCCTTTCCGATCGAAGAGTCAGAACATCAACGCAAGCGACGTAAAATAATAAACGCCAAATCAGACCGTGACAGTCAATTGCATCGCATCCCAACGCCTCCGGGATCGTCTCAAGCCAGCCACTTCGAAATCGAGGCAAATGCACAGAGGCTTCATTCAATGCCAAGAAAGCGAAGAAGGTCGACCCACGATCAAGGTCTTATTCACTCAGACGAAGATGGCGCTGTTGAGGACACCCCCAGAGCATCATCAAGAGGCTTGAGGCAGGGAGCTCCGGGTCTGGACCGCgattcttcaacctcataCGCTTCATCTGGAGTCTCTGGCACATCATCACCCACCAAACAACTGCGCTATGCTGCGACGCAAAAGACCGGATTTGACGACTTCAAATTCGATGACTTTATGGATCAGTTACCGCCGTCTCTCCAAGATTTacatcagcagcttcttACCATCGGTTACGGATTTGGGCTTATCCCTCAAACTTTGAAGCCTCAGCTGCAGGGCTTACGCAATATACCCGAGTTTGCCTTTTACGATCCCGATAAGAATGCAAGCAATTGGCGAATTCCACAGCCTTCATTCATCCGCCAGGTTCTGCAGAGCGCTACCAAATGCGAGTTTGGTCGCCACAGTGAAGCTTCTTGGAACATGGAAGTTCACCGATGCGTTCTCGACTTTGCTTTCCGTGCAGCAAACGATGCTTCCGTTGGTGATTACAGATACTGCACCACTGCGCACATCATACCCGAGTACAAACCTTTCGGCACATCATCCAAATGCGTTGACTTTTGCATTTGCGTCGAGACTCCAAAGGAAAGCCTCGAACGCCAGAAGATCGACGATGCAATCAAAACGCGGCCAGGCCTGTCAATCAACCATACAGACTGGGGCGACCTCTGCAAGAACCCTATCGCACTTTCGATCGAGACTAAGCGTCAGGTTAGTTGGGAGAAGGCGCTTCTTCAGATAG GATCACGACTGGTTTTTCGTGGCGTCGACGCTGCAGGACGGAAAGTCGACGACTTACCATCGGTTGCCGCTTGGAAGCACGTATAA
- a CDS encoding hypothetical protein (EggNog:ENOG41), with amino-acid sequence MSLYKQLNKCLIPCHEDSEFLPLSEINARVTEANIKVEIPVRKRCFSNRSLPRTISNQARIVFSILVLIQETTAIVDLVCRDNIRDEDLPLTRQSANGDDGNVLISPKTGKTFSSFSFWPREASVRDFLNFQWLDNPEPYVAVKEVANDETFEQEKANLELTQSLKHEHLIKLIATCQKGPVCYFIFPWADGGDLRDFWKANDSKERTQELVLWSLRQMLGIVSAIHALHGKNTRHGDIKPQNILHFLKAHDGATMDSRGRLILADVGVSKIHREITSMRQDPTNCQQSTVTYEAPEAQLDQREGKAKARSRRYDMWSLGCMFLEFTVWLVFDYSTIRSFRKSRRTRDDPKDAFGSFFVQTPDNVIQIHSAVIEAIGHLRSQPFCGDNTALADLILLIEDDLLQVDAEKRMEAPKLLEKLETITRKAEQSSDYLYPI; translated from the exons ATGTCTCTCTACAAGCAATTGAACAAATGCCTCATCCCTTGTCACGAAGACTCAGAGTTCCTCCCACTAAGCGAAATCAATGCTAGAGTAACCGAAGCCAACATCAAAGTGGAAATCCCTGTCAGGAAGCGATGCTTCTCGAATCGCAGTCTGCCAAGAACGATATCAAACCAGGCCAGAATCGTATTTTCCATCTTAGTTCTCATTCAAGAAACGACCGccattgttgatcttgtttgTCGGGATAACATCAGGGATGAAGATCTTCCTCTTACTAGACAATCCGCCAATGGAGATGACGGAAATGTCCTTATATCTCCCAAGACTGGCAAAACTTTCTCCTCATTTTCGTTCTGGCCAAGGGAGGCGAGCGTGCGAGACTTTCTGAACTTTCAATGGCTG GACAACCCTGAGCCCTAtgttgctgtcaaggaggttgCCAACGATGAGACTTTCGAGCAGGAAAAGGCAAACCTGGAGCTTACACAATCCCTCAAGCATGAACACCTTATCAAATTAATCGCTACCTGTCAGAAGGGGCCCGTTTGCTACTTCATATTTCCTTGGGCCGACGGTGGAGATCTGAGAGACTTTTGGAAAGCCAATGACAGCAAAGAGCGCACCCAAGAACTCGTCTTGTGGTCTCTTCGCCAGATGCTCGGCATAGTCAGTGCAATCCACGCCCTGCATGGAAAAAATACCCGACACGGAGATATCAAGCCACAAAACATCCTTCATTTTCTCAAAGCGCACGATGGTGCTACCATGGACAGTAGAGGAAGGCTGATCCTTGCAGATGTTGGAGTCTCCAAGATCCACCGAGAGATTACCAGCATGAGGCAAGACCCCACGAACTGCCAGCAGTCCACAGTCACATACGAAGCACCCGAAGCACAGCTAGATCAACGCGaaggcaaggcaaaggcaaggaGTCGGCGGTATGATATGTGGTCTCTAGGCTGTATGTTCTTGGAATTCACTGTCTGGCTCGTCTTTGACTACAGCACCATCAGAAGCTTTAGAAAGTCGAGGCGTACCCGAGATGATCCCAAGGACGCGTTTGGAAGCTTCTTCGTTCAGACTCCAGACAATGTGATACAGATCCACTCGGCAGTCATTGAAGCTATTGGTCACCTCCGGAGTCAGCCATTTTGCGGCGATAATACTGCTTTGGCAGATCTCATCCTGCTTATTGAAGATGACCTATTGCAAGTTGACGCTGAGAAACGGATGGAAGCTCCGAAACTCTTGGAAAAGCTTGAAACAATCACTCGTAAAGCCGAACAGAGCTCCGATTACTTGTACCCAATATGA